A window of Ovis canadensis isolate MfBH-ARS-UI-01 breed Bighorn chromosome X, ARS-UI_OviCan_v2, whole genome shotgun sequence contains these coding sequences:
- the LOC138929971 gene encoding histone H2A-Bbd type 2/3-like, with protein sequence MPRERGHRRSSGRRSRTARAELSFSMSHMERLLREGHYTQRLSSSAPIFLAAIMQHLTAKVLELAGNEAQNSGQRHITPELVGMAVHHKALLNGSFGMTPISLVAPARH encoded by the coding sequence ATGCCCAGGGAAAGGGGCCATCGAAGGTCGTCTGGTCGCCGCTCCCGGACCGCCCGTGCCGAGCTGTCCTTCTCCATGAGCCACATGGAGCGCCTCCTGCGGGAAGGCCACTACACCCAGCGCCTGAGCTCGTCCGCACCCATCTTCCTAGCAGCCATTATGCAGCATCTGACTGCCAAGGTCCTGGAGCTGGCAGGCAACGAGGCCCAGAACAGCGGTCAGAGGCACATCACCCCAGAGCTGGTGGGCATGGCAGTCCACCACAAAGCTCTGCTCAACGGCTCTTTTGGGATGACACCCATCTCTTTGGTGGCCCCAGCCCGGCACTAG
- the LOC138930383 gene encoding 40-kDa huntingtin-associated protein-like produces MAASAAGLGGGAGPGPEPGDFLARYRQVSNKLKKRFLRKPNVAEAGEQFAQLGRELRAQECLPYAAWCQLAVARCQQALFHGPGEALALTEAARLFLRQERDARQRLACPATAGEALQAAAAALGAAVRLHLELGQPAAAAALCLELAAALRDLGQPAAAAGHFQRAAQLQLPQLPLAALQALGHAASCQLLARDYSSALALFTHMQRLAREFGGPPPQPLPPPPPPPGPQSAAPAALAPPLPSGAGPPATAAPATLGAFADVLVRCEVSRVLLLLLLQPPPAKLLPEHAHTLEKYAWEAFDGHGQDSSGPLPEELFLLLQSLVMATHEKDTEAVKLLQVEMWPLLSAEQNHLLHLVLQETVSPSGQGI; encoded by the coding sequence ATGGCGGCTTCCGCGGCCGGCCTGGGCGGTGGCGCGGGCCCAGGCCCCGAACCGGGAGATTTCCTGGCGCGCTACCGCCAGGTGTCCAACAAGCTCAAGAAGCGGTTCCTGCGGAAGCCGAACGTGGCGGAGGCCGGCGAGCAGTTCGCACAACTCGGCCGTGAGTTGCGCGCCCAGGAATGCCTGCCGTACGCGGCCTGGTGCCAGCTGGCGGTGGCGCGCTGCCAACAGGCGCTCTTCCATGGGCCCGGCGAGGCGCTGGCGCTGACCGAGGCCGCGCGCCTCTTTCTGCGGCAGGAGCGCGACGCGCGCCAGCGCCTGGCCTGCCCCGCCACCGCCGGGGAGGCCCTACAGGCCGCCGCAGCCGCGCTGGGCGCTGCCGTGCGCCTGCACCTGGAGCTCGGGCAGCCGGCCGCGGCCGCCGCGCTCTGCCTCGAGCTGGCGGCTGCCCTGCGCGACCTGGGCcagccggccgccgccgccggccaCTTCCAGCGCGCCGCGCAGCTGCAGCTGCCCCAGCTGCCCCTGGCCGCCTTGCAGGCGCTCGGCCACGCCGCGTCCTGCCAGCTGCTGGCGCGGGATTACAGCAGCGCGCTGGCACTCTTCACGCACATGCAGCGCCTGGCGCGGGAGTTTGGCGGCCCCCCGCCACAGCccctgccgccgccgcccccaCCGCCCGGGCCGCAGTCCGCCGCCCCCGCGGCCCTCGCCCCGCCGCTCCCGTCCGGCGCTGGGCCGCCAGCCACCGCCGCCCCGGCCACGCTGGGTGCCTTCGCCGACGTGCTGGTCCGCTGCGAGGTGTCCCgcgtgctgctgcttctgctcctgCAGCCGCCGCCCGCCAAGCTCCTGCCGGAGCATGCGCACACCCTGGAGAAGTACGCCTGGGAGGCTTTCGACGGCCACGGGCAGGACAGCAGCGGCCCGCTGCCCGAGGAGCTTTTCCTGCTGCTTCAGTCCTTGGTCATGGCCACACACGAGAAGGACACGGAGGCCGTCAAGTTGCTGCAGGTAGAGATGTGGCCCCTGCTGAGCGCCGAGCAAAACCACCTCCTGCACCTCGTTCTTCAGGAAACTGTCTCCCCATCGGGCCAGGGGATCTGA